CCATGGCGGCGGTGAGCGCGTCGCGTTGCGTGTCGGCGGTGAGTGCGCCTGCCCGTTGCAGTCTGGCGACGGCTGACCCGACCTCTGCGGGCTGATGGTTGGGAGCCAGCACCTCGCCTGACGCCAGCTGGTCGAGCAGCCAGCCGGCATGGGCCTGATCGACCAGCACGTCCACCAGGGCCGAGGAGTCGAGCACGATCAGGCGCCGAACTCCTCGCGGACCTCCGCGATGAGGCGTGGGGTGTCCACGGCGCGTGTGGTGCGCGGGGCCCGGCTGCGCTCATGAGCGATCCACGCGTTGAGGGCGCAACGGCGCAACGCCCGCTCGATGGCCTCCT
This window of the Egibacteraceae bacterium genome carries:
- a CDS encoding type II toxin-antitoxin system CcdA family antitoxin, with translation MPKVSVYLPDELYRQAREHDLPLSALAQEAIERALRRCALNAWIAHERSRAPRTTRAVDTPRLIAEVREEFGA